A genomic segment from Maniola hyperantus chromosome 4, iAphHyp1.2, whole genome shotgun sequence encodes:
- the LOC117981822 gene encoding protein lifeguard 4-like: MAGIPLMYAQEDCELGGKDNIEDDFAYRNNVINADREIRLGFIRKVYGLLTIQLLATVSIAAVFLLVKPVQGFIHENNWMVFIAFILSMVTLFALIAKRRDYPANLYLLAGFTAVQAYTIGVVVSYYNTAVVLQALALTFTVVFALTLFTLNTKRDFSFIGYGLGAGLCVLIVGGILQIFLQSSVFEFALSFTGAIFFSLFLIFDTHQMMTVLSPEEYILATINLYMDILNLFLYILRILNELNRN, translated from the exons ATGGCTGGCATACCTTTGATGTATGCTCAAGAAGACTGCGAACTTGGAGGAAAGGATAATATCGAG GATGACTTTGCATACCGCAACAATGTAATCAATGCGGACAGAGAGATTCGCCTGGGCTTCATTCGCAAGGTGTATGGGCTGCTCACCATCCAGCTGCTGGCCACAGTGTCCATCGCCGCAGTGTTCCTGCTTGTCAAGCCTGTGCAGGGGTTCATTCATGAGAA TAACTGGATGGTGTTCATAGCATTCATCCTGAGCATGGTAACGCTGTTCGCGCTAATCGCCAAAAGGAGGGACTACCCCGCCAATCTGTACCTGTTGGCTGGCTTT ACCGCGGTACAAGCGTACACAATAGGTGTAGTTGTATCCTACTACAACACAGCTGTGGTTCTACAAGCTCTCGCTCTCACCTTCACCGTGGTGTTCGCGCTGACACTCTTCACTCTCAACACCAAACGCGACTTCTCCTTCATTGGATATGG CCTGGGAGCGGGTCTATGCGTGCTCATTGTGGGAGGTATTTTACAGATCTTCCTCCAAAGCTCAGTCTTCGAGTTCGCTTTGTCATTCACGGGCGCGATCTTCTTCAGCCTCTTCCTGATCTTCGACACGCATCAGATGATGACCGTCCTCTCTCCCGAGGAGTACATCCTAGCTACTATCAACTTGTATATGGACATTCTGAATCTGTTCCTGTACATTTTGCGCATACTGAATGAGTTGAACAGGAATTAA